Proteins encoded in a region of the Candidatus Cloacimonadota bacterium genome:
- a CDS encoding acyl-CoA thioesterase — protein MKEDCVHYKRKIFGYECDIYGHLNNANYLHLYEEARADALEQMNLPIRKIREMGISIYVTHIEIDFKKGIELEETVIIKSSISKMSRLKAIWKQEIYNSKNELCNIAQVTGVFVKAGKPGRISKELFERFLKFKEN, from the coding sequence ATAAAGGAGGATTGTGTGCACTACAAACGCAAAATTTTCGGATATGAATGCGATATTTACGGACATCTGAACAATGCTAATTATCTTCATCTTTATGAAGAAGCAAGAGCAGATGCATTGGAACAGATGAATTTGCCAATCAGGAAGATCAGGGAAATGGGAATCAGTATTTATGTAACTCATATAGAAATTGATTTCAAAAAAGGAATCGAATTGGAAGAAACTGTAATAATCAAATCTTCCATTTCCAAAATGTCGAGGTTAAAGGCTATCTGGAAACAGGAAATTTATAACAGTAAGAATGAGTTGTGTAATATTGCTCAGGTTACCGGTGTTTTTGTAAAAGCTGGAAAACCCGGTCGAATTTCAAAAGAATTGTTCGAGCGTTTTCTGAAGTTTAAAGAGAATTAG